A genomic window from Micromonospora ferruginea includes:
- a CDS encoding acyl-CoA dehydrogenase, with translation MSSVPGPVDPAHLRAVLDGPWARVRDAHRAHLDERFLPVYGETGDQARERISRLLGELPVELGIGGGFPTEYGGAADVGASIVAIEMLAQVDLSLMVKAGVQWGLFGGAVAALGTRRHHDAYLRDIVSGELFGCFAMTETGHGSDVQQLRTTCVYDPATQTFDLHTPHEAARKDYIGNAARDGRMAVVFAQLVIDGRRHGVHAWLVPIRDERGDPLPGVTIGDAGPKAGLLGVDNGRLSFDHVTVPRDMLLDRYAQVAADGTYSSPIENDSRRFFTMLGTLVRGRVSVGGAASAATKAALTIAVRYGDIRRQFGTPDAEREVLLNDYLAHQRKLLPALATTYALTFAQAELVTALSDVQGGDGPVDEHRQRELESRAAGLKAAQTWHATRTIQMCREACGGAGYLAENRLPSLKADTDVFTTFEGDNTVLLQLVAKGLLTGHRDEFGSLDGWGRASFVAEQVRDMVLERTAARALIERLVSAVPGRDEEVAVTDRGWQLTVFEDRERHRLDGAVRRLRNGAATKKDHPFDIFNDVQDHVLAVAAAHIDRVTLEAFVAGIDATADPAARALLSRVCDLYALGVIEADKGWLLEHGRLTPARAKAITGVVNGLLKELRPHMRTLVDGFAIPDAWLHCAILREEPDRQESMAAHDATS, from the coding sequence ATGAGCAGCGTTCCCGGCCCTGTCGACCCGGCCCACCTGCGGGCCGTGCTCGACGGGCCGTGGGCGCGGGTCCGCGACGCGCACCGCGCGCACCTCGACGAGCGGTTCCTGCCGGTGTACGGCGAGACCGGTGACCAGGCGCGCGAGCGGATCAGCCGGCTGCTCGGCGAGCTTCCGGTCGAGCTGGGCATCGGCGGTGGCTTCCCCACCGAGTACGGCGGCGCCGCCGACGTCGGCGCCTCGATCGTCGCCATCGAGATGCTGGCCCAGGTGGACCTGTCGCTGATGGTGAAGGCGGGCGTGCAGTGGGGGCTGTTTGGCGGCGCGGTGGCCGCCCTGGGCACCCGGCGACACCACGACGCCTACCTGCGCGACATCGTCTCGGGTGAGCTGTTCGGCTGCTTCGCGATGACCGAGACCGGCCACGGCTCCGACGTTCAGCAACTGCGCACCACCTGCGTGTACGACCCGGCGACGCAGACGTTCGACCTGCACACCCCGCACGAGGCGGCACGCAAGGACTACATCGGCAACGCGGCCCGCGACGGCCGGATGGCGGTGGTCTTCGCCCAACTGGTGATCGACGGCCGGCGGCACGGCGTGCACGCGTGGCTGGTCCCGATCCGCGACGAGCGGGGCGACCCGCTGCCCGGCGTGACCATCGGCGACGCCGGACCGAAGGCCGGCCTGCTCGGCGTGGACAACGGCCGCCTCAGCTTCGACCACGTGACGGTGCCACGCGACATGCTGCTCGACCGCTACGCCCAGGTGGCGGCGGACGGGACCTACTCCAGCCCGATCGAGAACGACTCCCGACGGTTCTTCACCATGCTCGGCACCCTGGTCCGGGGCCGGGTGAGCGTCGGCGGCGCCGCCTCGGCCGCCACCAAGGCGGCGCTGACCATCGCGGTGCGCTACGGCGACATCCGCCGCCAGTTCGGCACGCCCGACGCCGAGCGCGAGGTGCTGCTCAACGACTACCTGGCCCACCAGCGCAAGCTGCTGCCCGCGCTGGCCACCACGTACGCGTTGACCTTCGCCCAGGCCGAGCTGGTCACCGCGCTCAGCGACGTGCAGGGCGGCGACGGGCCGGTGGACGAGCACCGGCAGCGGGAGCTGGAGTCCCGGGCCGCCGGCCTCAAGGCGGCGCAGACCTGGCACGCGACGCGCACCATCCAGATGTGCCGGGAGGCGTGCGGCGGCGCCGGCTACCTGGCCGAGAACCGGCTGCCCAGCCTGAAGGCCGACACCGACGTGTTCACCACGTTCGAGGGCGACAACACGGTGCTGCTGCAGTTGGTGGCCAAGGGACTGCTCACCGGCCACCGCGACGAGTTCGGCTCGCTGGACGGCTGGGGTCGCGCCTCGTTCGTCGCCGAGCAGGTCCGCGACATGGTCCTCGAACGCACCGCCGCGCGGGCGCTGATCGAGCGGCTGGTCAGCGCCGTGCCCGGCCGCGACGAGGAGGTCGCCGTCACCGACCGGGGCTGGCAGCTCACCGTCTTCGAGGACCGCGAGCGGCACCGCCTCGACGGCGCGGTCCGCCGCCTGCGCAACGGCGCCGCCACGAAGAAGGACCACCCGTTCGACATCTTCAACGACGTGCAGGACCACGTCCTCGCCGTCGCCGCCGCGCACATCGACCGGGTGACCCTGGAGGCGTTCGTCGCCGGCATCGACGCCACCGCCGACCCGGCCGCGCGGGCGCTGCTGTCGCGGGTCTGCGACCTGTACGCGCTCGGCGTCATCGAGGCCGACAAGGGCTGGCTGCTGGAGCACGGCCGGCTCACCCCGGCCCGGGCCAAGGCGATCACCGGGGTGGTCAACGGCCTGCTCAAGGAGCTGCGCCCGCACATGCGGACGCTGGTGGACGGCTTCGCCATCCCGGACGCCTGGCTGCACTGCGCGATCCTGCGCGAGGAACCCGACCGGCAGGAGAGCATGGCCGCGCACGACGCCACGAGCTGA